The nucleotide window CGCCCCGATAAGGAGTACGTAAAATGTCAGTTTGCTGCCATTCATATTACGTACTTTCGATTTACTTACCTTGATGATATATAATGCGTAACCGATGGCCGAAATAAGCACGATTCCGATGCCCGCCATATCGATTTTTTCGGCCGCGCCTCCGATCGAGAGAAAAGCTACTCCAAAAAACGCCATTATAATGGCTGTAATAATAATTACCGAAAGTCTTTCATGATAGTATAGGAACATGATAAGGGTAACGAATACAGGATACAGAAAATGTATCGTTGTGGCTATTCCGCTGGGCAAGTAATTGTAACCCCAGAATAAGAACATGGCCGAGACTACGTAAAAAATACTCAGGTACGATAATGTAAGCAATTCGGCTTTGCTGATTCTGAATGATATTTTTTTTAGCGGTAAAACGATCCCGATCGAAATCCCGGCTATCAGAAAACGATAAAATAAAATAGAGTCGAAATCCATTCCTTGTGCCATTAGCGGCAGAGTAAACAACGGAATGAGACCGAAGGTGGAAGAGGAAATGATTCCTGCGAGGAATCCCTTTAGGTTCGCCATTACCGAGCCTCCTCTTTTACTCTGAAAAAGCTGAAGTTTACACTGCCGTATTCCCGGTGTTGTATAAATTCGGGAAGAGATGAAAAGTCGTTTTTACGCGAATGTTCTACGACGAGTAATCCGTCGGGCTTCAATAATTCCGATTTTAAAATCATTTCGGGTATTTTCTCTAACTGAGGCAAATCGTAAGGAGGATCGGCGAAAATAAAATCGAATTTGTCTCGGCAAGAGGAAATAAATTTAAATACGTCTCCTTTTACCGGAAGTAATGATTTATCGCCCAGTAATTGCTGTACTTTCCGGATAAAATTGTATTGTACTCCGTAATGTTCTACGCATACGACCCGGCTACACCCGCGCGAACATAATTCGAAACTGACAGCACCCGTACCGGCAAACAGATCGAGTGCGGTTTTTCCTTCGAAATCGATGAGATTTCCCAGAACATTAAAAAGGTTTTCCCGGGCAAAATCGGTTGTCGGCCGCGCCTTTATGTTGGTAGGCACATCGAAACGCCGCTTTCCGTATTTACCGCTGATAATACGCATACAAGTAATTTTTAAATTTTCTTCAAAGATAAGGAGAAAAAACGACAAAAACCACGTGAGAGTTTATCGACAAAAACATATGCCATACCCTCTTATTGCCGTATGTATCGGATGACCTTTCTTTTCTTTTATATTGATCTAATACATCTGTATCTTAGATAATTTAAACCCTTGCTTCGTATCGAGAAAATAATAATGTTCCCGGATGGAGGTTGCGGGTTCGACCACCTTAAAAATTTCGAATGTAGGCAATTCGTTTCCACCTTTTCCGGATGCTGCAAATTCGTTTATCCAGTAGTCGGACACAAAAAAATACGACATTGCTTGAGAAATTCCATGCATGGCCTCTCCTTTTGCTATGGCGTTGATGGCCTGTATCAATGAATTTTTATATTTCGGCTCGAGATTTTCCGGTTGACAATAAAGCGGCCCTCCTCCATTATGAAGTTGTAGGGTTATCTGCGGACCCAATATCGAGTCGACATTTCTTTCGTTTATATCTTTTGCCCTTTCTTTAATCCACGTTAAGAATTCTTTGCGGTAGTCTACAAACGAATAGTATTCTCCGTTGACTCCCATAAAACTTACGCGGGTGCTGTCTGTGTGGGGAGAGGGGGAGATTCGGCAGGTGTGTAATTTGAGGTAAATCATATCATATTGGTCGACCATGCATTCGTCGGCATTTATCAATACCTGTCCGGTCGTATCTATCAGCATGATTCCGGAACCGTTTTCCCAGGTAGGACGTCCATCGGCCGAGGTTTTACAAACGGCGCCCTCTTCGGCCCATAACAAACCGTTCTGTACGCGCGAAAGATAGTTAAATCGGTTCGCTTCGATCGCAATATCTCCGTTGCGATCGAGTAGTCCTGTAAATTGCGGCAATTTCCACATGTTATAATGTCGATAGCGGATAAAACCTTCGCATTCCGAATCGACGATTCCCCGGTTAGAAATGTATAGATGGTGATCTATCCTGCGTCCCGATTTGGTAAGAAAATAAGTATCGAAGCTGACGACTTCCTTGTTATTGTTCCCAAGGTATTGCCCGACGCATATTATGTTGTCGAAATTGGTTGGAGCTGTAGTAAAACGGGGTTTGATACGGACTACATCGTTAGCGTCTTTATACCCGTATAGTTGTGTTTGGTCCTGAAAAGCATACCAGCGTTCTGCCGTTTGCGCGATTCCCGTTTGCGCGATTGTTCCGAATAGAATCATAATCATTATTTTTTTCATGATTGTTTTATATCGATTATTTTTTGTACCGGTATCAGTCTTGGATCAGCTTTTTTTCGCGTATCGTTTTTTGTAGGACGAAGAGCGCTAACCCTATGACAATACCTGCGATTGTCGAACAAAACAGGTATATTAAATAGTATACGATATATATTCTCAGAAACATACTGTAAATCGATATTTTCGTATAACTATCGAGGGCATACTCAACACAATCGTCGATATTGCCGGCGGCGGGTTCGTTTACATTTAAATATATAAATCTGATATAGATAAAAAGTAATACGTACGAGAGGAAGGCTTTGATGAATTGTCCCAGTACGGCAAACAATACACATTTCCCTCTCGATACCGGCCGGTCAGAGGCCGTTATCAGTCGGTATAATATTAGTATTACGATCAGTTCCGAAAGCAATAGGTCTAATCCGAATTTAACCAGAAAGGAGCCTTCCAACCATCCGAAGCATACAAAGATCCCGATGTTTACGACCGATGTCGCCACAGAGCTTAGGAAAAGCCACATCCAGTAATTCTGTTTTTTCATAATTGTTTTTATATGCATTTTAATGGTTTACTTATGGAGGGCAGGTTATGTGATCCCGATGATTTTTATCAATTAATATTCATACTGCTACTTCGGGGGACCCGCCGGCAATGCCAAGGTGAAGGGAACGGTACCCCCTATGGTTCTTACCTTTTTGATGACGATGTACGTTTTAAGCGGTCGTTCAAATACCAGCCCGTATTCATTGTCGGTGCGAATGATATCGCCGATAGTAGGATTGTATTTGCCTTGGTCGTCGTACCCGTTGTTGGTATCGAAATAATGAAAGTCATCGCGAGGGATAAATAAGGTATGGCTCTCTTCTTCGTAACGCCACCCCATAGGTAACCGGGGTAGGTCGTAGCGGGTTGCTTCGTAGTCGGGATAATAATATCGTAACTCACCCCGAAGCGTGTCGTTACTGCTAATAGGAGTGGGTATGGTTACCATGTCTATAGCATCACCGTATGGTCCTTGGGATAAATAGGGCCTGTTATCTAAACGTCCCCGTACTATTTCATCGTCTTCCAGAGTAACGATTCCTTCTATTGAATTAATCGTGAGACTCGAAAATTGCAGTCTGGCATCCCACTTCTGGGTATTATAGCAGAATGGCAAATAAGCGACTACGGCCAGGGTATTTCGTTGAGGATGATAGGCATAGGTGGCTACAACAGGTTTCAGCAGCAGACTGTCGGCATTATTGTTTCGAATGGTGGCTATTTGGTGCATCATCTCTTCTAACGTGGGTTCATCTGCGTAATGGTCGTAACGGGGTACGAATTTTCCGGTCAGTTCCAGCCGAACAAGAGGGCGCACGCTATGGGAATGAACGGTAACATCCAGGTTGTCGACGTGTCCCGAAGCTTGCAGTCTCACCACATATAACGGATAATGTAGATAGCCGCCGTCTATCGGAGCAAAGCGCTGTTGTAATTCTTCGAAGGCTTTTGCCGTGTAACTGTTAACCACATCCATGTTGCGATACCACAAGTAGTGGCGAAAATCCTCGCAAAGGGACTGGAAATCAAGTATCGCACCTTTATTATTACGTACTACGGCCGAAAGGCGCCCCATCTGACAGTATTTAATCCCATCATCGGTATCTCCGCAAATAGAGATGATGTCTATATTACAGCCCTCTCTATAAGGTTTCCACTTCCATTCCGTTTTTTCGTTTTCAGTCGGTTCGTCGTCATCGAACTCATATCCCGGTCGAGTATAGGAGTAGTCTATCGATTTGCTCTTATCTTCCAGGAGAAGATAAGCGACGTCCCCCTCGATTCCGAGCAATGTAATTTCAGTCTTATCAAAACATTGGGGTATGCCTATGGATGCTTCGTTAAAATGCAGCGTAGCGCTACTGTCTGGCTGGTTCACGAAGGCTTCGGCATGATAATGTTCATTGTCGAGTACATCGATTTTAATATAATGAGGCAACTCGAGCTTGGCTTTGTAATAGATGGTAGAGTCTCTGCTATCATAAGCGATACTTTCTGCTATGAGTTGTTTCATCTGTTCGGTGCTATTTACTTCCTGGCGTTTGTAAAGATGTCCGCAGTCGATATCTTCGAAGGGGTAAGGGTAATATGCCGCATCTTTATGATAGAGCGTTTCTGTTTTCAGAAAATCGATGAAAAGTTGGTTAAGCGAGGAATTTTCCCGGCTTTGCGCATTGTTTTCGATGGTATTCATAAAGTATATTAATAAAAAGATAAGAGTTATTTTTTTCATATGGCTCGGTTATGTTTGTTTTTTTATTCGTCTATGATATTTTATTTATTCCAAATTGTTAAGTTTTTTATAAACAGAGGCGTTTACAGGAATTCTTATCTTTCGTTTCATGTTGTTTTCAGGGAAAAACAACATGATATTTATATATCCTTTCAGTTGTTTGAAGGCGGCATCCAAATCCAGCCGTATCCAGTGTTTGAAATATAATTCGTTATTTTTTTCACAAAGAGAGAGTCCCGAAAAAGAGAAACCGCCGTTAAAATAATACTCCGAAGTGTCTGTTAACCTAATTTTTAAGGTATCGTTATTTTCATTAGTCAACATATAATCAGGTAGTATTTTGAGCCGGATAAATTCGTCTATCCTTGTATTTGAGGGTGAATTTTCGATACCGCCTGTTTTTTTATATTCTTCTAATAAGGCGGGGGCTGAAATTAAACTCATCGATACGATGAGTAATTCGTCATTGGGTTCATATTCTGTTACCCAATCGACAATATCTGTAGAAAAATTGTGGGATAAAGTGTCTAAAAGAGAAATTTTTTCAGCTTTTGAAAAATTATTCGTTGTTGGTTTGCAACTTATCATGCTTGCCATAATACAAAAGATTAAAACGATTGTTCTCATAATTATTAATTAAAAAAATGTCGTTATATCCCGAGACAATTTTGTTTTTGCAAAACCATTTCTGAACGGTGCAAATACATTATTTCTTTGTTCAGCATATCCTTTAGTGAAGGTCAAAGCTATTACTACATAAAATAATGCTGTACTTTGTTTGTTGGAGATCTGTCCGTCGACTTTTGTCTGCAAGTCGTAAATACTTTCTTTGTACTTATTCTTAATTTCCCGAATTTTAGGTTATTCTATCGTTTTAATGAAGAAAATTAAGTGTACTCGGATGCAATTCATCATCTTTGGTGACAAAGATACGAAATAAAAAAGGAATCACAAATGACTGTATATGCTTCGCAGCATGTTTCTACGCCCAATAAACTTTTAGTTTATCTTATTTGTTATACTATGATATATACCTACAAATGGGGATAGGAAATGTTTTTAAGATCGAGTAATTTTATCCTCGAAAAAATAAAAGTTAGAAATATTTCCGGAAAAGCATATTAACTGATTTTTCCCAAAACCAGTACATACAAATTTCGGTTAATATATTAGTAATTTATTAATTAAAAAAATCGATTATGAGATCTTTAATTGGAAGAAAGGCCCCTGATTTTAACAGTACGGCAATCATAAACGGACATGAGTTTGTAAATAATTTTACACTGAGCCAGTTTAAAGGGAAAAAATATGTAATATTGTTCTTTTATCCGATGGATTTTACATTTGTATGTCCTACCGAATTACATGCTTTTCAAGAAAAGCTGTTTGACTTTGAAAAATTGAATGTGCAATTGATCGGTTGTTCGGTCGATTCGGAATATTCTCATTTCGCATGGCTGCAACAGCCTAAAAATAAAGGGGGAATACAGGGTGTTACTTATCCTATCGTTTCTGATTTCTCTAAATCTATTTCAGAAAGTTATGGCGTTTTAGCCGGTAAATATGCTCCGGATGAAAATGGAAATTGGAAGTGTGAAGGGGCTCCGGTGGCTTATCGAGGATTATTCCTCATCGATAAAGAGGGAATTGTACGGCATTGCGTGATCAATGATTTACCGTTGGGACGTAATGTAGATGAGGCATTACGTATGGTTGAGGCTTTACAGCATTTTGAAGAATATGGAGAAGTTTGCCCTGCTAACTGGAGTAAAGGTAAAGAAGCTATGAAGGCAACCGAAGAAGGTGTAGCCAATTATCTGGAAAAACATTAATTTCGAATTTATTAAATAATTACGAGTATGAAAATAGAGAAAATATGGGCTCGGGAAATACTTGACTCCCGGGGAAATCCCACAGTAGAAGTAGAAGTTACGTTAGAGTCGGGAATTATCGGACGAGCATCTGTTCCTTCTGGTGCTTCTACCGGTGAACATGAAGCCCTCGAGTTGCGAGATGGGGATAAAAAACGTTACGGAGGTAAAGGTGTTTTAAAAGCAGTAGAGAATGTAAATAAAAAAATCGCTCCGGCAATTGTGGGTATGCCTGCAATCGATCAGAGAGGAATCGATACGGCTATGTTGAAACTCGATGGAACGAAAACCAAATCGAATCTCGGTGCTAACGCTATTTTGGGTGTTTCTTTGGCGGTTGCGAAAGCTGCTGCTGAATATCTCGATATTCCATTGTACCGTTACATTGGTGGTGTGAATACTTATGTAATGCCTGTACCTATGATGAATATTATCAACGGTGGTTCGCACAGCGATGCCCCTATTGCCTTTCAGGAATTTATGATACGTCCGGTCGGGGCTTCTTCTTTCCGCGAAGGGTTGCGTATGGGGGCAGAAGTATTCCATGCCTTGAAAAAAGTGCTTCACGATCGTGGTTTGAGTACGGCTGTGGGTGATGAAGGAGGATTTGCTCCGGTTCTCGACGGAACCGAAGATGCTCTCAACAGTATTATCGCTGCGATAAAAGCAGCCGGTTATGTTCCCGGGAAAGATGTAATGATCGGAATGGACTGCGCTTCTTCTGAATTCTATAAGAACGGAGTATATGATTATACGATTTTCGAAGGTGATAAAGGGGTGAAACGTACAGCAGACGAACAGATCGATTATCTCGAAAAATTAATCGATACTTATCCGATCGATTCTATTGAAGACGGTATGAGTGAAAATGATTGGGAAGGTTGGAAAAAACTTACCGAACGTATTGGAAACCGTTGTCAATTGGTTGGAGATGACCTATTTGTTACCAATGTCGAATTTTTATCGAAAGGGATCAAAGAAGGCTGTGCCAATTCTATCTTGATTAAGGTAAACCAGATCGGTTCTTTGAGTGAAACACTCGACGCTATCGAGATGGCTCATCGTAACGGATATACGACCGTTACTTCTCATCGCTCGGGTGAAACCGAGGATGCGACGATTGCCGATATTGCCGTAGCAACCAACAGCGGACAAATTAAAACAGGTTCTTTAAGCCGTTCTGACCGTATGGCAAAATATAATCAGTTGCTGCGTATAGAGGAACAGCTCGGCGATCTGGCCGTATATGGCTATAAAAGGATAAAATAATATATACTTTTGTAGTGAATAGATCATTTTAAAGGACAGGGGCTTTGGGAAAAGCTCCTGTTTTTTATTTGTGAATTTAATTCGGAAAAATACCGGATTTTTGTTTATGGTTTGATAAAATACACAGATTAAAAGTTATAATTCGGAAAAGCGTTGAACCTTATAGGTTGTCATAATCCGCTTAATGGAGTAATAATCATGTCGAAAGGGACTCCCATGGTTCCTTTACCCATTTTAAATAATTGAGCTGGGAATACCGAAGGAATAACATAACTGATATATTCCTGTAGGATATGGGTGATCATTTTTTTTGGTTCGCTTTCTCCGGCTAATTGCACTTCATCTCTCATTTGGTCTAACCCGATTTGTTGCCAAACATTCAGAATATGATAAGCTCCATCGTTTATGTGTTCGTACGGAAAAGTATTGGCTAAAAGGAGGCCTTTTTTATTGAAACATAAAATATCGATTTGCTTTTTTTGTAAGTTTACATACATTTTTCCATTGTTTCCTAAACGGCTTTTGGTATAAAAGTATTCGCAAAGCGGACTCAGATGATGAAGAATCATTGGATTATCGAAGGTCCGCTGAAGAAACGCGTATAAATCTTTATCTATACCGAAGAGATTATAAATACCGTTTTTTTCCAATCGATTTTCGAGAATATTTTCTTCTTTTTCGGTGTGGCAGTAATGATAATAAGGCTCAGTTTCACCTTCGGTTTCCAGTATTTGCGGAACGAAAGTAAACCGTTCCGTTTGCAAGAGGATATAGATTTTTTGGAACGGACATAATAATACAGGATCCTCATAAACCGCTTCTTCGAGTACTTTTAAAAGATCTTCGTTTTTATTTACCGGTATGCGGTAAGAGGTAAACGACCCGTTTACAGCCGGATTATAAGCGGCAAAACAGAACCCTTCGGGTTCTATACGGATGAGTAGAATGTATTGCCCGGTCTTTTCTGTTTCAAGATTAAAACGTTCTGTCATAACGGGTTTATTATAAGGCTTTCGTTTAGTTTTCTAATTTTCTTTTTACAAAAGTAAAAAAAGAAAACCGTATGCACTATTTTTGTAAATGAC belongs to Coprobacter tertius and includes:
- a CDS encoding DUF3822 family protein yields the protein MTERFNLETEKTGQYILLIRIEPEGFCFAAYNPAVNGSFTSYRIPVNKNEDLLKVLEEAVYEDPVLLCPFQKIYILLQTERFTFVPQILETEGETEPYYHYCHTEKEENILENRLEKNGIYNLFGIDKDLYAFLQRTFDNPMILHHLSPLCEYFYTKSRLGNNGKMYVNLQKKQIDILCFNKKGLLLANTFPYEHINDGAYHILNVWQQIGLDQMRDEVQLAGESEPKKMITHILQEYISYVIPSVFPAQLFKMGKGTMGVPFDMIITPLSGL
- a CDS encoding RsmD family RNA methyltransferase, translated to MRIISGKYGKRRFDVPTNIKARPTTDFARENLFNVLGNLIDFEGKTALDLFAGTGAVSFELCSRGCSRVVCVEHYGVQYNFIRKVQQLLGDKSLLPVKGDVFKFISSCRDKFDFIFADPPYDLPQLEKIPEMILKSELLKPDGLLVVEHSRKNDFSSLPEFIQHREYGSVNFSFFRVKEEAR
- a CDS encoding DMT family transporter; the protein is MANLKGFLAGIISSSTFGLIPLFTLPLMAQGMDFDSILFYRFLIAGISIGIVLPLKKISFRISKAELLTLSYLSIFYVVSAMFLFWGYNYLPSGIATTIHFLYPVFVTLIMFLYYHERLSVIIITAIIMAFFGVAFLSIGGAAEKIDMAGIGIVLISAIGYALYIIKVSKSKVRNMNGSKLTFYVLLIGALIFYIQTLIKGTFQIIPNTQSLINILLLAILPTVISNLALVYAIKRIGSTLTAVLGAMEPLTALCVGILVFGEPITSRIATGFLLIISAVSLIILSRPLEKIIRQLFFRLRQ
- a CDS encoding peroxiredoxin, yielding MRSLIGRKAPDFNSTAIINGHEFVNNFTLSQFKGKKYVILFFYPMDFTFVCPTELHAFQEKLFDFEKLNVQLIGCSVDSEYSHFAWLQQPKNKGGIQGVTYPIVSDFSKSISESYGVLAGKYAPDENGNWKCEGAPVAYRGLFLIDKEGIVRHCVINDLPLGRNVDEALRMVEALQHFEEYGEVCPANWSKGKEAMKATEEGVANYLEKH
- the eno gene encoding phosphopyruvate hydratase, with product MKIEKIWAREILDSRGNPTVEVEVTLESGIIGRASVPSGASTGEHEALELRDGDKKRYGGKGVLKAVENVNKKIAPAIVGMPAIDQRGIDTAMLKLDGTKTKSNLGANAILGVSLAVAKAAAEYLDIPLYRYIGGVNTYVMPVPMMNIINGGSHSDAPIAFQEFMIRPVGASSFREGLRMGAEVFHALKKVLHDRGLSTAVGDEGGFAPVLDGTEDALNSIIAAIKAAGYVPGKDVMIGMDCASSEFYKNGVYDYTIFEGDKGVKRTADEQIDYLEKLIDTYPIDSIEDGMSENDWEGWKKLTERIGNRCQLVGDDLFVTNVEFLSKGIKEGCANSILIKVNQIGSLSETLDAIEMAHRNGYTTVTSHRSGETEDATIADIAVATNSGQIKTGSLSRSDRMAKYNQLLRIEEQLGDLAVYGYKRIK